The Planctomycetaceae bacterium DNA segment CGGATTCGTTCCGGTGAACTCGGCGAATCGCCTCACCCAGCAGCGGGGCGACACTGACTGTGGTCAGATTTCGGATCCGAGGATCGGAGGCGATGCGGCAGGTGTTAGTGACGACAATGCCGTCGATGTCGGATGCGTTGAGACGTTCGATCGCAGGTCCGCAAAAAACGCCGTGCGTCGCCCCGACGTAAACGCGGCGCGCTCCGTGACCACGCACGACCTCGACTGCGCCGCAAATGGATCCGGCGGTCGTAATCATGTCGTCGAAGATCAAAGCGGTCTTGCCCGTAATCGGACCGCCGATCAGATTGGCCTGACGGGTTTCCAGCGCGTTGGCTCGCCGTTTGTCGACAATGGCCAGCGATCCGCAGAGATGTTCCTGGTGCTGCAAACTGCGCTTGATGCTGCCTTCGTCCGGACTGACGATGACCAGTTCTTCCTGAGGAATCTTCAGAGACTCAAAATGCCTGTCCAGAATCGGCGCTGCGTACAGGTGGTCGACGGGCACATCAAAGAACCCCTGAATCTGTGCCGCATGCAGGTCCATTGTCAGCACCCGGTGGGCTCCGGCTTCCACGATCAGATTGGCCACCAGCTTTGACGTGATCGGAACGCGGCCCGAGTCCTTTCGATCCTGGCGAGCGTAGCCGAAGTACGGGATGACGGCTGTGATGCGAGCCGCGCTGGCTCGACGACACGCGTCGATCATGATCAGAAGTTCCATCAGCGACTCGTTCACCGGAGGCGACGTCGACTGCACCAGGAACAGGTCTGAACCGCGAATGTTCTGGTTGAGTTTAACGCTGATTTCTCCGTCGGGAAAATTCCCCGCATCCACGTGCCCCAGCGCGACGCCCAGGTATTCGGCGATATCGTTGGCCAGTTGCGGGTTAGCGCGACCGCTGAGAATCGTCAGGCGTTCATACATGTCGGATGGTTGCTCGCGATCTGTCAGGCGTGATTCGGTGAATGCAGCTGTGCGTTCGACGTTTGGAAGGGAGAACCTGTTGCCGAACCGCGTGTGCCAAAGGGTGTCTGATGTGGCAGCGGGCCGGCCGGGGCCTGATGCCCTGGTCAACGTCCGTGCTGACAAAGCACAAGCCCTTCCGACTGCCGCGCGCTCTCCGTTGCGGCGGTCAGGCGGTCCATCGAAACCAAGCGGACGAAGTCCCCCGGAGGGAATCGTGTTGCACCAGGAGCCGATTCCCGGAATCGTGACGTACCGAGCCTCAGTCGTCAATCCGCGTAGTCCACGCGAACTGGATAAATTCAGTCGTCTGTGAACATGGAGCGACGAGCCGTATTGCACAGATGAATTGGGGTGGCGGTGATGTGGCCCCGGAATACCCAGCTCACGTCGCACACGCCATCTTTCCCGCGTTCGCGAAACTCACCCGAATACCGATATCTTGTCACATCCCCGTCGCGCTCCACTTCTTCGAAACGGACGTCGTGTGAAAGCAGGTTCATCGCGGCGAACTTGATGTCCTGGGAATGTTCGTCGCCGGGGACAGCGGGAAAATTCACGTTCCAGAACTCTCCCGGCGGCAGCAGATGGGGAGCTTTAACGAGCTGTTCGACGACTCGCGTTACGTGACGACTCAGGTTCTCCCAATTGACGTCGTTTCCCAGCTGCAGATAACGCGAAAGTGCAATGGCGGGAACTCCCAGGATGGCGGCCTCCCGAGCGGCCGCGGCGGTGCCGGAGTAGAACAGGTCGACTCCCAGATTCGCGCCAGTGTTGATTCCGGCGACAACAAAGTCCGGCGGTTCGGCCAGCAGGCCGCGCAGGCCGATTCGCACACAATCTGCTGGCGACGAATTCACGATGTGTGTCGGACCGAACGGCGCGACAACTCGGTGTTCGACTTCCAGCAGGCTTTTCGTGTTGACGGCATGCCCCTTCGCGCTGTGGCAAACGGAAGGAGCCACAACTGTGACGTCACCCAGCGGCTTCAGAGCGCAATACAGCGCGGCGAGACCGGGTGCGTCAAAGCCGTCGTCGTTGGTAATCAGAAAGTTCATAAGTCCGTTTCAAGAAGTTCCTGGGAATGATTTCGGGCGGGTGTCGCCTGGACCGCAGGAAATTGTTGTCGCGGTCGCTTCGCGCATTCCTGCCTGTCGCCGTGCAAAAGGAATCCGGTACAGAATCTC contains these protein-coding regions:
- the surE gene encoding 5'/3'-nucleotidase SurE; the encoded protein is MNFLITNDDGFDAPGLAALYCALKPLGDVTVVAPSVCHSAKGHAVNTKSLLEVEHRVVAPFGPTHIVNSSPADCVRIGLRGLLAEPPDFVVAGINTGANLGVDLFYSGTAAAAREAAILGVPAIALSRYLQLGNDVNWENLSRHVTRVVEQLVKAPHLLPPGEFWNVNFPAVPGDEHSQDIKFAAMNLLSHDVRFEEVERDGDVTRYRYSGEFRERGKDGVCDVSWVFRGHITATPIHLCNTARRSMFTDD
- a CDS encoding ribose-phosphate pyrophosphokinase encodes the protein MYERLTILSGRANPQLANDIAEYLGVALGHVDAGNFPDGEISVKLNQNIRGSDLFLVQSTSPPVNESLMELLIMIDACRRASAARITAVIPYFGYARQDRKDSGRVPITSKLVANLIVEAGAHRVLTMDLHAAQIQGFFDVPVDHLYAAPILDRHFESLKIPQEELVIVSPDEGSIKRSLQHQEHLCGSLAIVDKRRANALETRQANLIGGPITGKTALIFDDMITTAGSICGAVEVVRGHGARRVYVGATHGVFCGPAIERLNASDIDGIVVTNTCRIASDPRIRNLTTVSVAPLLGEAIRRVHRNESVSHLFD